The following are encoded together in the Carassius auratus strain Wakin chromosome 34, ASM336829v1, whole genome shotgun sequence genome:
- the LOC113052883 gene encoding putative all-trans-retinol 13,14-reductase, with product MWWILLFLEWLVDWARGTYWYLFGRRSGLCKGTISPPGPLVVDQNKKDRFLRKEFDEFEVPKNLDVIVIGSGIGGLTAAAILAKQGKNVLVLEQDKQAGGLCKTFTEKGFEFDCGFHYIGQLHENAFLKVALDLITDGQVHFAEQGSHVDTVVIGTGTQRKEYTIYSGKKQMEAHLKKQFPNDTKAVEELFKIMKTCSKKIHLLCMLKMVPLWFARFILWSGIADLISPIFRYSRTTTTDMVKSLTSNQDLLTVFSQIFYGVPPKNSSCMVDALFLHHSKRGVYYPKGGASEIPYHIIQVLEKHGGKVLVNAPVSAILVDGKQGAYGVTVKARGKDVEVLAPVTISDTGVFSTFKKLLRPEVQGNPEVQGYLHTLKPGKGFFQVFAGFNATMEELGISSTNVRLYKSNNMDELMEEYFDSDKDIAPDNVPMMYVSFPSAKDPTSCNRFPGQSRMVIHTMVNPKWFEQWNNINETERGEEYEKYKMRFANHLFDWACVHFPKLKEKLAMLHAVTPINMHGLGATYGSMLSAEHSLERYQPLNIATIRCNTPVKNLYLSGQDVFSGGYSGALHGGLLCASSVLDHCLYIDLLLQQKKLKRKVVKKVE from the exons ATGTGGTGGATTCTGCTTTTCTTAGAATGGCTTGTGGATTGGGCTCGTGGAACTTACTGGTATCTGTTTGGTAGAAGAAGTGGATTGTGCAAGGGGACCATCAGTCCTCCAGGCCCACTAGTTGTAGACCAAAACAAAAAGGACAGATTTCTTCGGAAAG AGTTTGATGAATTTGAAGTACCCAAAAACTTGGACGTCATTGTGATTGGCAGCGGTATCGGAGGTTTGACAGCAGCTGCAATTTTAGCCAAACAAGGAAAGAATGTACTGGTGCTGGAGCAAGATAAACAGGCAGGAGGCTTATGTAAGACCTTCACTGAGAAGGGCTTTGAGTTTGACTGTG GCTTCCATTATATTGGACAACTTCATGAAAACGCCTTCCTGAAAGTTGCACTGGATCTGATTACTGATGGCCAGGTGCATTTTGCTGAGCAGGGTTCCCATGTGGACACTGTTGTTATTGGTACAGGAACCCAGCGTAAAGAATACACCATTTACAGTGGCAAGAAGCAGATGGAAGCTCATCTTAAGAAGCAGTTTCCCAATGATACTAAAGCAGTGGAGGAGCTCTTCAAAATCATGAAG ACCTGTTCCAAGAAGATTCATCTGCTATGTATGCTGAAGATGGTTCCACTCTGGTTCGCTCGTTTCATACTATGGAGTGGAATTGCTGATTTAATATCGCCAATTTTCCGGTACTCGCGCACTACTACAACAGACATGGTCAAGTCTCTTACCAGCAACCAGGACCTCCTCACAGTGTTTTCTCAAATATTTTATG GTGTCCCACCCAAAAACTCCAGCTGCATGGTGGATGCCCTCTTCCTGCACCACTCAAAGCGTGGCGTGTACTATCCAAAGGGGGGCGCTAGTGAGATCCCATATCACATTATCCAGGTTTTGGAGAAGCATGGAGGGAAGGTCCTCGTAAATGCTCCTGTGTCCGCCATTCTAGTTGATGGAAAGCAAGGTGCATATG GAGTGACCGTGAAGGCCAGAGGTAAAGATGTTGAAGTTCTGGCTCCTGTGACCATTTCTGATACTGGTGTGTTTTCCACCTTCAAAAAGCTTCTGCGTCCAGAGGTTCAGGGAAATCCGG AGGTCCAAGGCTATCTGCATACTCTGAAACCAGGCAAAGGATTTTTCCAGGTGTTTGCAGGCTTTAATGCAACTATGGAGGAGCTGGGCATCTCTTCAACTAATGTCCGACTTTATAAGAGCAACAACATGGATGAGCT gATGGAAGAGTACTTCGATTCAGACAAGGACATCGCACCTGACAATGTCCCCATGATGTACGTTTCCTTCCCCTCTGCTAAGGATCCCACTTCATGCAACCGTTTCCCAG GGCAATCCCGTATGGTGATCCACACTATGGTCAATCCAAAGTGGTTTGAACAGTGGAACAATATCAATGAGACTGAAAGGGGTGAAGAATATGAGAAATACAAGATGAGATTTGCTAATCATCTCTTTGACTGGGCTTGTGTCCACTTCCCCAAGCTGAAAGAAAAG TTGGCAATGTTGCATGCCGTCACCCCCATTAACATGCATGGGCTGGGGGCCACATATGGGTCCATGCTGTCTGCAGAGCACAGTCTGGAGAGATACCAGCCTCTGAACATTGCCACGATCAGGTGCAACACTCCTGTCAAGAACCTCTACCTGTCAG GGCAAGATGTTTTCTCTGGTGGTTACTCTGGTGCTCTACATGGTGGACTTCTCTGTGCTTCATCTGTTCTGGATCACTGTCTGTATATTGACCTCCTACTCCAGCAAAAGAAACTGAAGAGGAAGGTGGTCAAGAAAGTTGAGTGA